From the genome of Lawsonella clevelandensis, one region includes:
- a CDS encoding RelA/SpoT family protein produces MADKDNPSAAQWGGFSSHSVRARFARRMIGNRSTIPPALEPLIAVHHGFHPGGDVDLLIHAYTTAERLHEGVYRKSGDPYITHPLAVATIAAEIGMDTATLAAALLHDTVEDTEYTLEELTADFGEEIAAMVDGVTKLDRVALGSAAEAETIRKMIIAMAQDPRVLVIKVADRLHNMRTMRFLPPEKQAAKARQTLDVIAPLAARLGMAAVKWELEDLCFRILYPRQYDEIVRLVSERAPSRERYLAQVIEEIESTLKVSNIQANVYGRPKHYWSIYQKMVVRGREFNDIYDLVGVRVICDDVRDCYAAVGVIHSLWQPMPGRFKDYIAQPRFGVYQSLHTTVVGPEGKPLEVQIRTQEMHQTAEYGIAAHWRYKETKGSHRGDSGELDRMAWMRQLLDWQREAADPGEFLESLRYDLAVKEIFVFTPKGDVITLPAGSTPIDFAYAVHTEVGHHCIGAKVNGKLVPLENKLKNGDVIEVFTSKDPSAGPSRDWTQFVVSGRAKTKIRQWFAKERREENIEAGKEAITREIRRGGLPLHRLLNNDSMAQLVQDLNLADATALYSAVGSGNITAGHVVSRLVALFGTMEEAEETLTERTAFRTSHRAVKTTDDAGVLVDGIPGISVKLSKCCTPVPGDAIVGYITRTGSVSVHRADCPNAQHLLASNKSREVKVAWASASAAVFLVCIQVEALDRQGLLSDVTQALSEAKVDVISAQVQTLDDRVAISKWAFQIGDPQRLSIVLNSVRKVEGVYDVYRINSV; encoded by the coding sequence ATGGCCGATAAAGACAACCCGTCTGCTGCTCAATGGGGAGGATTCTCCTCCCATAGTGTGCGCGCACGGTTTGCCCGCCGCATGATTGGTAATCGCAGTACTATACCTCCCGCACTTGAGCCGCTCATTGCTGTCCACCACGGTTTCCATCCGGGTGGAGACGTCGATCTTCTGATTCATGCCTATACCACCGCAGAGCGCCTTCATGAAGGGGTGTACCGGAAGTCCGGGGATCCCTACATTACGCATCCTCTAGCAGTTGCTACGATCGCTGCTGAAATCGGCATGGACACGGCAACGCTCGCAGCAGCATTACTGCACGACACAGTTGAAGACACCGAGTACACGTTGGAAGAACTGACTGCTGATTTCGGTGAAGAAATCGCTGCTATGGTTGACGGTGTCACCAAACTTGATCGGGTGGCATTGGGTTCGGCCGCAGAAGCGGAAACGATCCGAAAAATGATTATCGCAATGGCGCAAGACCCACGGGTCCTCGTCATCAAAGTTGCGGATCGTCTTCATAATATGCGGACTATGCGTTTCCTCCCCCCTGAGAAGCAAGCCGCAAAGGCACGTCAGACGCTCGATGTTATCGCGCCTTTGGCAGCTCGACTGGGTATGGCCGCAGTCAAATGGGAACTTGAAGATCTCTGCTTCCGCATCCTCTACCCGCGTCAATATGACGAAATCGTGCGGCTCGTCAGCGAACGCGCCCCGTCACGTGAGCGCTACCTAGCACAGGTTATCGAGGAAATTGAAAGCACACTCAAAGTCTCAAATATTCAAGCAAATGTTTATGGGCGTCCCAAGCATTATTGGTCCATCTACCAGAAGATGGTGGTACGAGGACGCGAGTTTAACGATATCTACGACTTGGTAGGTGTCCGCGTTATTTGTGATGATGTACGCGACTGTTATGCCGCAGTTGGTGTCATCCACTCCCTTTGGCAGCCCATGCCAGGCCGCTTCAAAGACTATATTGCTCAACCGCGCTTTGGCGTTTACCAATCTCTGCATACCACAGTTGTGGGCCCAGAAGGTAAACCACTCGAGGTACAAATTCGTACCCAAGAGATGCATCAAACTGCCGAGTATGGCATTGCGGCGCACTGGCGTTACAAAGAAACCAAGGGAAGTCACCGTGGTGACTCCGGGGAACTGGACCGAATGGCGTGGATGCGTCAGCTCCTTGACTGGCAGCGAGAGGCCGCCGACCCAGGCGAGTTCCTTGAATCTCTTCGCTACGACTTGGCTGTGAAAGAGATTTTTGTTTTCACCCCTAAAGGCGACGTTATCACTTTGCCTGCCGGTTCCACCCCTATTGACTTCGCCTACGCGGTACATACCGAAGTAGGCCACCACTGCATTGGGGCGAAGGTCAATGGGAAACTCGTACCGCTAGAAAATAAACTTAAAAACGGTGACGTTATTGAGGTGTTTACCTCGAAAGATCCCAGTGCAGGACCGAGCCGAGATTGGACACAGTTTGTTGTTTCTGGCCGCGCGAAGACAAAGATCCGTCAATGGTTCGCTAAAGAACGCCGGGAAGAAAATATCGAAGCCGGCAAGGAAGCGATTACCCGCGAGATTCGACGTGGCGGTCTGCCTCTGCACCGTCTGCTGAATAACGACTCGATGGCACAACTTGTTCAAGACCTGAATTTGGCTGATGCAACAGCGCTCTATAGCGCTGTCGGCAGCGGCAATATTACAGCAGGGCACGTTGTCAGCCGCCTGGTTGCACTTTTTGGGACCATGGAGGAAGCAGAAGAAACACTGACCGAGCGTACCGCTTTCCGAACCTCACATCGCGCCGTAAAAACCACGGACGACGCCGGTGTACTGGTCGACGGTATACCTGGTATCAGCGTAAAACTATCGAAATGCTGCACACCGGTGCCGGGAGATGCCATCGTCGGCTATATCACCCGCACGGGCTCTGTGTCTGTCCACCGTGCAGACTGCCCTAATGCCCAACATCTGCTGGCAAGTAATAAGAGCCGAGAGGTGAAGGTTGCGTGGGCCAGCGCCTCTGCGGCTGTCTTCCTCGTCTGTATACAGGTGGAAGCCCTTGATCGGCAGGGCCTGCTCTCCGATGTGACGCAAGCGCTCTCTGAAGCGAAAGTAGACGTTATTTCCGCGCAGGTACAAACGCTGGATGACCGGGTCGCAATCTCTAAATGGGCATTCCAAATTGGAGATCCGCAGCGACTGAGCATTGTTCTCAACTCAGTGCGCAAGGTGGAAGGTGTCTATGACGTGTACCGCATCAATAGTGTCTAG
- a CDS encoding adenine phosphoribosyltransferase, whose translation MGTTLAQRIQDNIRWVADFPEEGVHFADLTPVLADPQIFNGIMRQMSDWAGEVDIIAGLDARGFLISAGVAVLKDVGVLALRKAGKLPSPVHHVDYGLEYGEAALEIPAEGLDITGKRIFIVDDVMATGGTSQAALELIEQAGGVVTGFATILELTELNGRSKLADLPVFSITTA comes from the coding sequence ATGGGAACAACGCTCGCGCAGCGTATCCAAGACAACATCCGCTGGGTTGCGGACTTCCCCGAAGAAGGAGTTCATTTCGCTGACCTCACGCCGGTTCTTGCTGATCCCCAGATATTTAACGGAATTATGCGGCAGATGTCGGACTGGGCAGGAGAAGTTGACATTATTGCAGGACTAGATGCACGTGGCTTCCTCATTTCTGCCGGAGTAGCCGTGCTCAAGGACGTAGGAGTCTTAGCACTGCGTAAAGCTGGGAAACTTCCTTCACCGGTCCATCACGTTGACTACGGCCTCGAATACGGTGAGGCTGCACTGGAGATCCCGGCTGAAGGATTGGATATCACCGGGAAACGTATCTTTATTGTCGATGATGTGATGGCGACTGGTGGCACCTCCCAAGCGGCACTAGAGCTCATTGAACAAGCTGGGGGAGTGGTGACGGGCTTTGCCACCATTCTTGAGCTCACAGAACTGAACGGGCGATCTAAACTGGCAGACCTTCCGGTATTCTCCATCACAACGGCGTAA
- a CDS encoding ABC transporter substrate-binding protein, with protein MASTALRHCGIVGTICSLVIGLSGCTTGGLSEAVGYAIDGPVVDYNAATVAGHTGGSLAAFPRVNIGFSYLDGLGNRLADTEFGTVQVKLGAPVRVEMHINDRAEFSDGEPITCDDVLFSWLARHPQQGSPFNAMSMPGLSEIGTINCSPQSKHAEIVFQSGQLPRDWLALFGAGTIMPWHIVSRATGVKDLRELLAGSNPEGLARVAEFWNKGWRFDRPSLDLSRFVSSGPYKITGIDEEGAITLERNDKWWGQPARIGRVVIYSTGTNVKQHITDGDVQVGDIAYDDNNPAAPEGATSAAVSSENIMQLRLSTRGLFADPQVRRTFLACVSRTHIQEFVTKDKQSAAGTPEVLGRPAVSILPLGNDPVARQVSEWTHLDTQGTLRKLPRKQRVNIVYPAASSRAKHVIEMMGDACKSRGFTVVGTPTETYTGEILASGNVQAGLFGTAGAVGPGGSFDVASGLVGLSPYRLPDFRKGDARELFVRVTRLNNTQGEDMPIQKDGIDRNTVYAQTVTNLQQYLLDMGYALPLYVQPRWQFVSPGLQGVTQGRSAASVGWNMDRWNS; from the coding sequence ATGGCTAGCACCGCTCTCCGCCACTGTGGCATCGTCGGTACTATCTGCTCACTTGTTATTGGCCTCTCCGGCTGTACAACGGGTGGGCTGAGCGAAGCTGTGGGCTACGCCATAGATGGCCCCGTTGTCGATTACAATGCTGCTACGGTCGCAGGCCATACCGGTGGGAGCCTAGCTGCTTTCCCACGGGTCAATATCGGTTTCTCCTACCTTGACGGGCTTGGCAATAGACTTGCTGACACCGAGTTCGGTACAGTCCAAGTAAAACTTGGGGCCCCTGTCCGGGTAGAGATGCATATTAATGACCGCGCCGAATTCTCCGACGGGGAACCAATTACTTGTGATGATGTCCTTTTTAGTTGGTTGGCCCGGCATCCTCAACAGGGCAGCCCCTTTAATGCGATGTCCATGCCTGGACTATCCGAGATCGGAACGATCAACTGCAGCCCGCAGTCAAAGCATGCCGAGATTGTATTCCAGTCAGGCCAGTTGCCTCGAGATTGGTTGGCGCTTTTTGGTGCCGGCACCATCATGCCCTGGCATATTGTCTCTCGAGCGACGGGAGTGAAAGATCTTCGTGAGCTTCTGGCAGGTAGCAATCCAGAAGGGCTCGCACGAGTTGCTGAGTTTTGGAATAAAGGGTGGCGTTTTGATCGCCCCTCACTAGATCTCTCCAGGTTTGTCTCATCTGGCCCCTACAAGATTACGGGGATCGATGAAGAGGGCGCCATCACCCTGGAACGCAATGACAAGTGGTGGGGGCAGCCGGCGCGCATTGGGAGAGTCGTCATCTACTCGACGGGTACGAACGTCAAACAACACATTACGGATGGTGATGTGCAGGTGGGAGACATCGCCTACGACGACAACAACCCGGCGGCACCTGAAGGAGCGACGAGTGCCGCGGTCTCTTCAGAAAACATCATGCAACTTCGGCTCTCGACGCGTGGGCTTTTCGCAGACCCGCAAGTTCGCCGGACATTCCTTGCCTGTGTTTCACGTACCCACATTCAGGAGTTCGTCACCAAAGATAAACAAAGCGCAGCTGGGACACCTGAGGTGCTAGGACGGCCCGCCGTCTCAATTCTTCCACTCGGCAATGATCCCGTCGCACGACAAGTATCCGAGTGGACCCACCTCGACACGCAAGGAACGTTACGCAAACTGCCGCGAAAGCAACGCGTCAATATTGTTTACCCTGCAGCCTCATCGCGAGCTAAACACGTCATTGAGATGATGGGAGACGCTTGTAAGAGCCGCGGGTTCACTGTGGTAGGCACCCCAACAGAAACATATACCGGCGAGATACTCGCATCAGGAAATGTACAGGCAGGCCTTTTTGGAACGGCCGGAGCGGTCGGTCCCGGCGGGTCCTTCGATGTGGCAAGTGGCCTGGTGGGACTGAGTCCTTATCGTCTTCCCGACTTCCGTAAAGGTGACGCACGGGAACTGTTTGTGCGAGTGACTCGTCTCAACAACACCCAAGGCGAAGACATGCCGATTCAAAAAGACGGTATTGATCGCAACACAGTCTATGCCCAGACAGTGACCAATCTTCAGCAGTACTTGTTGGATATGGGATACGCCCTTCCTCTATATGTACAGCCACGCTGGCAATTCGTCAGCCCTGGTCTACAAGGAGTAACGCAAGGCCGTTCCGCTGCCAGTGTTGGCTGGAATATGGATCGTTGGAATTCTTAA
- the secD gene encoding protein translocase subunit SecD has translation MAANRTTVTPSSKKSTQYVLLSVFTILVILMYCLIFFTGNGKATPKLGIDLQGGTRVTLTPSGNPSEDQLKQAQTILMNRVNGMGVSGSEVQIDGKNLVIAVPGTSAEDARNLGTTAKLVVRPVMEALGPDATQVDEQPKVKARPNETSVEARAREIEALREFRQAPLKGENGKPLAADQQLRTLRENATKLSCHSADRFAGNDDPSRPLITCDSQGQKYILGPAPLINPNNPNGPRLDGSFIKADTVEGGFNNQQGHTYVSFAFKGKGVDTWARVTTTYNGQQVAMVLDSSVVSAPTIQEPIKNGNTQITGPFNTAEAISLANNLKYGALPLNFSSPDGTPGGKVDTIPATLGIASLNAGLISGLVGLILVAIFALVVYRALGIVTMLSLVATGAMVYGSLVLLGRWIGYTLDLSGVAGLIIGIGTTADSFVVFFERIKDEIREGRSFRSAVPRGWAKARRTIVTGNAVTFIAAIVLYTLAVGEVRGFAFTTGLTTVFDLLIVFIVTSPLVLLASHLKVMSKPVFNGLGKLQEITAERRAAAARLVQQRNTIPVAEATAGEEK, from the coding sequence GTGGCTGCTAACCGCACGACCGTGACGCCATCGTCGAAGAAATCCACTCAGTATGTTCTTTTGAGTGTCTTCACGATTCTCGTCATCCTGATGTACTGCCTCATTTTCTTTACCGGAAATGGCAAAGCGACACCGAAACTCGGTATCGACCTGCAAGGTGGTACTCGCGTTACCCTGACTCCTTCCGGTAACCCGTCTGAAGATCAGCTGAAGCAAGCCCAGACGATCCTTATGAACCGTGTCAACGGCATGGGTGTGTCTGGTTCGGAAGTTCAGATCGACGGTAAAAATCTCGTCATCGCCGTTCCTGGTACTAGCGCTGAAGATGCTCGTAACCTTGGTACCACCGCAAAACTGGTGGTTCGCCCGGTTATGGAAGCGCTCGGCCCGGATGCCACCCAGGTGGACGAGCAACCCAAGGTGAAAGCTCGGCCTAACGAAACCTCTGTTGAAGCCCGCGCACGCGAAATTGAGGCTCTGCGGGAATTCCGCCAAGCTCCTCTCAAGGGAGAAAACGGTAAACCGCTCGCAGCGGACCAACAACTGCGTACCTTGCGTGAGAATGCCACCAAATTGAGCTGCCATTCTGCAGACCGTTTTGCTGGTAACGACGATCCCTCACGGCCTCTCATTACCTGTGACTCCCAGGGGCAGAAATACATTCTGGGCCCAGCCCCACTCATTAACCCCAACAACCCGAACGGGCCACGCCTCGATGGTTCCTTCATCAAGGCAGACACCGTAGAGGGTGGCTTCAACAATCAGCAGGGCCACACCTACGTTTCCTTCGCTTTTAAAGGTAAAGGTGTGGATACCTGGGCGCGGGTGACGACGACGTACAACGGCCAGCAGGTCGCCATGGTGTTGGACTCCAGTGTGGTGTCCGCTCCCACCATCCAGGAACCCATCAAGAATGGCAATACCCAAATCACTGGCCCCTTCAACACGGCTGAGGCCATCTCTCTGGCAAATAACCTCAAGTACGGTGCACTGCCATTGAACTTCTCCTCACCCGACGGAACCCCTGGTGGCAAGGTAGACACGATTCCCGCGACGCTGGGTATCGCTTCCCTCAACGCGGGGCTGATCTCCGGCCTAGTCGGTCTTATCCTTGTCGCCATTTTTGCGCTGGTGGTTTACCGAGCACTGGGAATCGTCACCATGCTTTCTCTCGTCGCTACAGGAGCCATGGTCTACGGCAGCCTTGTGCTGCTGGGGCGGTGGATTGGCTATACCCTTGACCTCTCCGGCGTAGCGGGCCTCATCATTGGTATCGGTACGACAGCCGACTCCTTCGTGGTCTTCTTCGAGCGAATTAAAGACGAAATCCGTGAGGGGCGCTCGTTCCGCTCCGCGGTACCCCGTGGCTGGGCAAAGGCGCGCCGTACCATAGTCACTGGCAACGCTGTCACCTTTATCGCTGCTATCGTGCTCTACACGCTGGCTGTTGGCGAGGTGCGTGGCTTCGCCTTCACCACTGGTCTGACCACTGTCTTCGACCTCTTGATCGTGTTCATTGTGACGTCCCCGCTTGTGCTCTTGGCATCTCACTTGAAGGTCATGTCGAAACCCGTCTTCAACGGTTTGGGCAAACTGCAGGAGATCACCGCAGAACGTCGTGCAGCCGCTGCCCGCCTCGTCCAACAGCGCAATACTATTCCGGTTGCTGAGGCTACGGCTGGAGAGGAGAAATAA
- the yajC gene encoding preprotein translocase subunit YajC encodes MTGSIMLIILVVAMIVFMLFGSRKQKKMMEQRYNMLTELLPGDEVSTTAGLYGTVVKVSDTKIDLMIADGIVTTWDLNSVRGKVEASPSELDEELEAAATIDAADSASDPAQPTSAPEWKDAETPEIPDTIEGLEDLDKGKDDRPNGSPSENSDK; translated from the coding sequence ATGACCGGTTCAATTATGCTCATTATCCTCGTTGTTGCGATGATCGTCTTCATGCTGTTTGGCAGTCGCAAGCAGAAGAAGATGATGGAACAACGCTACAATATGCTCACCGAACTACTGCCCGGGGATGAGGTGTCCACCACCGCTGGCCTTTATGGTACTGTCGTCAAGGTATCTGACACCAAGATTGACCTCATGATTGCTGACGGCATCGTCACCACCTGGGATCTCAACTCGGTGCGTGGCAAGGTCGAAGCTTCCCCCAGCGAGCTCGACGAAGAACTCGAAGCGGCTGCTACTATCGACGCAGCTGACAGTGCTTCTGACCCCGCACAGCCCACTTCCGCTCCGGAATGGAAGGATGCGGAGACCCCTGAGATTCCTGACACCATTGAAGGCCTGGAAGACTTGGATAAGGGCAAGGACGACCGCCCGAATGGCTCTCCCTCCGAGAATTCGGATAAGTAG
- the ruvB gene encoding Holliday junction branch migration DNA helicase RuvB, which yields MIEFTEDDFVPSRSSAGDTPAAEGVLSGAALRGENEELSLRPADLTTFIGQERVREQLDLVLSSARSRGVVPDHILFSGPPGLGKTSLAMIIAKEMGTALRSTSGPALERPGDLASILSNLQEGDVLFIDEIHRISRPAEEILYQAMEDFRIDVMVGKGPGATSIPLSLAPFTLVGATTRAGLLTSPLRDRFGYTGYMDFYDVEQLEEIIHRSASILDIDIVPSGAGEIASRSRGTPRIANRLLRRVRDYADVRSQGHIDRTVARAALAVYDVDELGLDRLDTAVLDAIIRMYNGGPVGLSTIAVAVGEEPNTIEEVCEPFLVRAGMLSRTPRGRVATPQAWEHLGLTPAPSSPVGKKAGSDNQPGLFSNNPGTL from the coding sequence ATGATTGAATTCACCGAGGACGATTTCGTCCCGTCTCGTTCCTCCGCGGGTGACACTCCTGCAGCAGAGGGAGTGTTGTCAGGTGCAGCATTGCGAGGGGAAAACGAAGAACTGAGTCTACGCCCAGCAGACCTCACCACCTTCATTGGCCAAGAACGAGTGCGCGAACAGCTCGATCTGGTACTCAGCAGCGCTCGAAGCAGGGGAGTAGTACCCGACCATATTCTCTTTAGCGGTCCGCCGGGTCTTGGGAAAACCTCGTTAGCGATGATTATCGCTAAAGAAATGGGGACGGCCCTTCGGAGTACCTCCGGTCCGGCGCTCGAAAGACCGGGTGATCTCGCCTCAATTCTTTCGAACCTGCAGGAAGGCGATGTTCTCTTCATCGACGAAATCCATCGCATTTCGCGGCCCGCAGAAGAGATCCTCTACCAAGCCATGGAGGATTTCCGTATCGACGTGATGGTGGGTAAAGGTCCAGGCGCTACCTCAATTCCCCTCAGCTTGGCACCATTCACATTGGTAGGAGCCACGACCCGAGCAGGTTTATTGACGAGTCCATTGCGGGATCGCTTCGGTTACACCGGCTACATGGACTTCTATGATGTTGAGCAACTGGAGGAGATTATTCACCGCTCAGCCAGTATCCTCGACATCGACATTGTGCCGAGTGGAGCAGGGGAGATCGCATCCCGCTCACGAGGTACACCGCGCATCGCAAATCGTCTTCTGCGACGGGTCCGTGACTATGCCGATGTTCGGTCGCAAGGCCATATTGACCGTACAGTTGCACGTGCTGCTCTCGCTGTTTATGACGTCGACGAGTTAGGTCTAGATCGTCTCGACACCGCCGTCTTGGACGCAATTATCCGCATGTATAACGGCGGTCCAGTCGGTCTTTCCACCATTGCTGTTGCGGTGGGGGAGGAGCCGAACACCATCGAAGAAGTCTGTGAGCCTTTCCTCGTGAGAGCTGGCATGCTCTCGCGTACACCGCGCGGGCGCGTAGCTACCCCACAAGCGTGGGAGCACCTCGGACTCACCCCTGCCCCATCGTCCCCAGTCGGTAAAAAGGCCGGAAGTGACAATCAACCAGGGCTATTTTCCAATAATCCTGGCACACTGTAA
- the ruvA gene encoding Holliday junction branch migration protein RuvA, producing the protein MIASLTGIVDRIMLDSVIITEGGVGYRVFATPDTLATFTRGSTVTVLTELVVREDSLTLYGFAQPDQQELFLLLQKVSGIGPRMALSILSVLHPQELCAALSHSDTAALQKVPGVGKRVAERLVVELKDKVETISGDEDTTLLAPTQSNVATEVTEALAGLGFSQRETEKAIGLVLQATPDADAATVLRKALLHLGGRA; encoded by the coding sequence GTGATCGCCTCTCTGACCGGTATAGTTGACCGGATTATGCTCGACAGCGTCATCATCACGGAGGGGGGAGTGGGATACCGAGTATTCGCTACGCCGGATACTTTGGCAACATTCACCCGTGGAAGCACTGTCACTGTGCTGACAGAGTTGGTCGTGCGGGAAGACTCCTTGACGCTTTACGGATTCGCTCAACCCGATCAGCAGGAACTCTTCTTGCTGCTACAGAAAGTCTCCGGCATCGGCCCACGAATGGCGCTGTCTATTCTCTCAGTCCTCCATCCCCAAGAACTGTGTGCAGCACTGTCCCACAGCGATACCGCAGCTCTGCAGAAAGTACCAGGGGTAGGGAAACGTGTCGCCGAACGCCTGGTCGTTGAATTAAAGGACAAGGTCGAGACGATCAGTGGAGACGAAGACACAACTTTATTGGCACCCACCCAATCCAATGTTGCTACAGAAGTGACGGAAGCTCTCGCCGGCCTTGGCTTCTCGCAACGAGAAACCGAGAAAGCCATTGGATTAGTGCTTCAGGCGACCCCTGATGCGGATGCTGCCACCGTGCTCCGGAAGGCACTCTTACACCTGGGAGGGCGAGCATGA
- the ruvC gene encoding crossover junction endodeoxyribonuclease RuvC, translated as MTQTCVVGIDPGLTRCGIGVVRSDGGTAVKPLAVDVVRTPADIDIAQRLLAVAEGVAAVLDRYHPEAVAIERVFTQHNRNTAAGTAMAAGVAATEAARRDIPVTFYTPSEVKAAVSGNGRADKSQVTAMVTRILGLVDQPRPADAADALAIAICHLWRHPLQQKLRTTQSTSSLVDPVGVHPLPSSKEP; from the coding sequence ATGACCCAAACCTGTGTTGTGGGCATTGACCCCGGCCTCACTCGTTGTGGTATTGGCGTTGTTCGGAGTGATGGTGGGACCGCAGTCAAACCTCTTGCCGTCGACGTGGTTCGTACCCCTGCCGACATCGATATCGCACAGCGCCTACTAGCTGTAGCAGAAGGTGTTGCCGCGGTTCTCGACCGATACCACCCCGAGGCAGTAGCCATTGAACGAGTGTTTACCCAGCACAACCGGAATACTGCGGCGGGGACAGCAATGGCGGCGGGAGTTGCCGCAACTGAGGCAGCTCGCCGCGATATTCCCGTCACCTTTTACACCCCGAGCGAAGTAAAAGCTGCGGTATCCGGCAATGGGCGAGCCGATAAGTCACAGGTCACTGCTATGGTTACGCGTATCCTAGGGTTAGTTGACCAGCCTCGTCCTGCGGATGCTGCTGATGCGTTAGCTATTGCTATCTGTCATCTATGGCGCCATCCCCTGCAACAGAAACTGCGGACGACGCAATCCACGTCCTCGCTTGTTGACCCCGTGGGAGTTCATCCGCTGCCGAGTAGTAAGGAGCCATAA
- a CDS encoding YebC/PmpR family DNA-binding transcriptional regulator, protein MSGHSKWATTKHKKAAIDAKRGKMFAKLIKNIEVAARTGGGDPAGNPTLYDAIQKAKKSSVPADNIDRAVKRGSGAEAGGADWETIMYEGYGPNGVAVLIECLTDNRNRAAGEVRIAMSRNGGNMADAGSVSYLFNRVGVVVVEKKDGISEDDVLMAVLDAGAEEVADQGEAFEVTCGSSDLVAVRTAVQDAGLDYDSAEAEFRADVQVPLDLEGAKKIVRLVDALEESDDVQNVYTNMQISDEVAAELYDDED, encoded by the coding sequence ATGAGTGGCCACTCCAAATGGGCGACGACTAAACACAAAAAGGCTGCCATTGACGCTAAGCGCGGCAAGATGTTCGCCAAGCTCATCAAGAATATCGAAGTAGCAGCACGCACCGGTGGCGGTGACCCCGCCGGTAACCCTACCCTCTACGACGCTATTCAGAAGGCTAAGAAGTCCTCTGTCCCCGCTGACAACATCGACCGTGCCGTAAAGCGTGGATCCGGTGCAGAAGCCGGTGGTGCAGACTGGGAAACCATCATGTATGAGGGCTACGGCCCCAACGGTGTCGCTGTGCTCATCGAATGCCTCACCGACAATCGCAACCGCGCTGCTGGCGAAGTACGTATCGCCATGTCCCGGAATGGGGGCAATATGGCCGATGCGGGCTCGGTGAGCTACCTGTTTAATCGTGTTGGCGTTGTCGTCGTCGAGAAGAAAGACGGCATCAGCGAAGATGATGTACTGATGGCGGTACTCGATGCCGGTGCCGAAGAAGTAGCGGACCAAGGTGAAGCCTTCGAGGTTACCTGCGGTTCCTCTGATCTCGTTGCGGTACGAACTGCTGTGCAGGATGCCGGTCTCGACTACGATTCCGCCGAAGCTGAATTCCGTGCCGATGTGCAGGTACCGCTGGATCTGGAAGGTGCCAAGAAGATTGTTCGCCTCGTCGATGCCCTCGAAGAAAGCGACGACGTCCAAAACGTGTACACCAACATGCAGATCTCGGATGAGGTAGCAGCAGAGCTTTACGACGACGAGGACTAA
- the pdxT gene encoding pyridoxal 5'-phosphate synthase glutaminase subunit PdxT, producing MTAPLIGVLDVQGAVTEHIDAMHACGVDVRRVRLARDFDGIDGLIIPGGESTTLCKLLTIFDMWNPMAKLLSEGLPVYGSCAGMILLAKEVLDTRADARSFGTMNMTVRRNAFGRQVDSFETDLPIAALGAEPFRAVFIRAPWVEEVGEGVDVLCSVTDAQGRTNPVAVRQGAALATSFHPELVEDRRFHQYFLSIVQGTA from the coding sequence ATGACTGCTCCGCTTATTGGCGTCTTGGATGTCCAAGGTGCCGTCACCGAACATATTGACGCAATGCACGCATGCGGCGTGGATGTACGGCGCGTGCGTCTTGCCCGCGATTTCGACGGTATCGATGGACTCATCATCCCCGGTGGTGAATCGACAACCCTGTGTAAGCTCCTCACCATTTTTGACATGTGGAATCCCATGGCTAAGCTCCTCTCTGAGGGTCTTCCCGTGTACGGTTCGTGCGCTGGTATGATTCTTTTGGCCAAAGAGGTGCTGGACACACGCGCTGATGCACGTAGTTTTGGGACCATGAATATGACGGTGCGGCGTAATGCCTTCGGCAGGCAGGTTGACTCATTCGAAACCGACCTTCCCATCGCAGCGCTGGGGGCTGAGCCGTTCCGCGCTGTCTTCATTCGCGCCCCATGGGTGGAAGAAGTTGGAGAGGGAGTGGATGTTCTGTGCAGCGTCACTGACGCACAGGGAAGGACCAATCCGGTGGCGGTACGGCAAGGCGCCGCGCTCGCAACCTCCTTCCACCCGGAACTCGTCGAGGATCGACGTTTCCACCAGTACTTCCTATCAATCGTGCAGGGCACCGCGTAA